In Kitasatospora gansuensis, a genomic segment contains:
- a CDS encoding phenolic acid decarboxylase, producing MTAPLPAFAGHTYLFQVDNGAAFRNTYSADGLRLRWDGLGESAGQWEDVELHVAQVAQDIYFVSWTEKSGITVSHVMDLAAMTVRAFWTYEGEGGRVGELHTGTLKAEA from the coding sequence ATGACCGCGCCCCTGCCCGCGTTCGCCGGCCACACCTACCTGTTCCAGGTCGACAACGGCGCCGCCTTCCGCAACACCTACTCGGCGGACGGCCTCCGGCTGCGCTGGGACGGCCTCGGCGAGTCGGCCGGCCAGTGGGAGGACGTCGAGCTGCACGTCGCCCAGGTCGCCCAGGACATCTACTTCGTCAGCTGGACGGAGAAGAGCGGAATCACCGTCAGCCACGTGATGGACCTGGCCGCGATGACCGTCCGCGCCTTCTGGACGTACGAGGGCGAGGGCGGCCGGGTCGGCGAGCTGCACACCGGGACCCTGAAGGCGGAGGCCTGA
- a CDS encoding carbohydrate binding domain-containing protein translates to MDRKAARRHPHQRNPLLAVLAIVAGLVATLLPAITAQAAGTATVYYKPTASWASVNLHWAPAGGSWTTSPGTAMDASCSGWFKKTVELGSAATLTAAFNNGSGSWDNNGGANYRLSSGISAVTGGQVSTTDPCAAATPTSATVFYWTASKNWSAYYLHWAATGGSWTTSPGTRLAAACTNWVKLTVDLGTAATWQATFNNGSGTWDNNGGANYQLGTGAITVKDGVVAHSDPCGSTTPDPTPTPTPSPTASATVWYATSTVGWSTVNLHWAPTGGSWTTSPGVGMTAACTGWVKKTVSLGTATGWQATFNNGNGVWDNNNGVNYQLGSGNSTVKDRTVTAAATDPCAAVVPDTTAPTAPTGVSAVASGTGTVLTWNPATDNTGVTGYQITRTGGSKGSSVVDTGSTVYSQSGLEPTTAYCWTVRARDAAGNLSAASAESCATTGTAEPAPAGGTPLGGDPRKDPIYFVLTARFNDGDSANNRGGSQDVKSGNAANNDPMFRGDFKGLVQKLDYVKGLGFSAIWITPVVLNRSDYDFHGYHGYDFYKVDPRLESAGASYQDLINAAHAKGIKIYQDVVYNHSSRWGAKGLFTPTVYGVRDSQWSWYYDAPNAGFEYDGLTVDPVSGKSYYNGDLWSTAEPSGNTCLNWGKPTGAKSPEGYTIYSCQWPGATTGMFPKALYHQCWIGNWEGEDSRSCWLHEDLADFNTESPVVQQYLIGAYNKYIDMGVDGFRIDTAVHIPRVTWNRRFLPAIYEEVGRKFGAAKAADFFVFGEVGAFVNDRWNRGSVNHSAQFFTWKERKEYTSDDVQAALDQFSYENTMGTGNQPVSDNAFLAGNAYHAPDKSRFSGMNIIDMRMHMNFGDASNAFNNGKDSDDSTNDPTYNVVYVDSHDFGPNKSSTRYAGGTDAWAENMALMWTFRGIPTLYYGSEIEFQAGKQIDCGPTCPLATTGRAYYGDKVAGEVTAGDFSVVSSASGAVATTLQQPLVKQLQRLNQIRRAVPALQQGQYSTQGVTGDMAFKRRYTSGGVDSFALVAVTNAATYTGIPNGTYKDAVTGDVKVVSNGTLSVAAAGKGNLRVYVLDLGGSNAAPGKVGTDGPYLR, encoded by the coding sequence GTGGACCGTAAAGCCGCACGCCGCCACCCACATCAGCGAAATCCGCTGCTCGCCGTCCTGGCGATCGTCGCCGGACTGGTCGCCACCCTGCTGCCCGCGATTACCGCGCAGGCCGCCGGGACCGCCACCGTGTACTACAAGCCCACCGCCTCCTGGGCCTCCGTCAACCTGCACTGGGCTCCGGCCGGCGGCAGTTGGACCACCTCGCCCGGCACCGCCATGGACGCGAGCTGCTCGGGCTGGTTCAAGAAGACCGTCGAGCTGGGCTCCGCCGCCACGCTGACCGCCGCCTTCAACAACGGCTCCGGCAGCTGGGACAACAACGGCGGCGCCAACTACCGGCTGAGCAGCGGGATCAGCGCCGTCACCGGCGGCCAGGTCAGCACCACCGACCCGTGCGCGGCCGCCACCCCCACCTCGGCCACGGTCTTCTACTGGACCGCGAGCAAGAACTGGTCGGCGTACTACCTGCACTGGGCCGCCACCGGCGGCAGCTGGACCACCTCGCCCGGTACCCGGCTCGCCGCGGCCTGCACCAACTGGGTCAAGCTGACCGTCGACCTGGGCACCGCCGCCACCTGGCAGGCGACCTTCAACAACGGCTCCGGTACCTGGGACAACAACGGCGGCGCCAACTACCAGTTGGGCACCGGCGCGATCACCGTCAAGGACGGCGTGGTGGCCCACAGCGACCCATGCGGCAGCACCACCCCGGACCCGACGCCGACGCCCACGCCGTCCCCCACGGCCTCCGCCACCGTCTGGTACGCCACGAGTACGGTCGGCTGGTCCACCGTCAACCTGCACTGGGCGCCCACCGGCGGCAGCTGGACCACCAGCCCCGGCGTCGGTATGACGGCCGCCTGCACCGGCTGGGTGAAGAAGACCGTCAGCCTGGGCACCGCCACCGGCTGGCAGGCGACCTTCAACAACGGCAACGGCGTCTGGGACAACAACAACGGCGTCAACTACCAACTGGGCAGCGGCAACAGCACCGTCAAGGACCGGACCGTGACGGCCGCCGCCACCGACCCGTGCGCCGCCGTGGTGCCGGACACCACCGCGCCGACCGCCCCCACCGGCGTGAGCGCCGTCGCCTCCGGCACGGGCACCGTGCTGACCTGGAACCCCGCCACCGACAACACCGGGGTGACGGGCTATCAGATCACCCGCACCGGCGGCAGCAAGGGCAGCTCGGTGGTCGACACCGGCTCGACGGTGTACTCGCAGAGCGGGCTGGAGCCCACCACCGCGTACTGCTGGACCGTCAGGGCCCGCGACGCGGCAGGCAACCTCTCCGCCGCCTCGGCCGAGTCCTGCGCCACCACCGGTACGGCCGAGCCCGCCCCGGCCGGCGGCACGCCGCTGGGTGGCGACCCGCGCAAGGACCCGATCTACTTCGTGCTGACCGCCCGGTTCAACGATGGTGACAGCGCCAACAACCGGGGCGGCAGCCAGGACGTGAAGTCCGGCAACGCGGCCAACAACGACCCGATGTTCCGGGGCGACTTCAAGGGCCTGGTGCAGAAGCTCGACTACGTCAAGGGCCTCGGCTTCTCGGCGATCTGGATCACGCCGGTGGTGCTGAACCGCTCGGACTACGACTTCCACGGCTACCACGGGTACGACTTCTACAAGGTGGACCCACGGCTGGAGTCGGCCGGCGCCTCGTACCAGGACCTGATCAACGCGGCGCACGCCAAGGGCATCAAGATCTACCAGGACGTGGTCTACAACCACAGCTCGCGCTGGGGCGCCAAGGGCCTGTTCACCCCGACCGTCTACGGGGTCAGGGACAGCCAGTGGAGCTGGTACTACGACGCCCCGAACGCGGGCTTCGAGTACGACGGCCTCACCGTCGACCCGGTCTCCGGCAAGTCGTACTACAACGGCGACCTCTGGTCGACCGCCGAGCCGAGCGGCAACACCTGCCTCAACTGGGGGAAGCCGACCGGCGCGAAGAGCCCCGAGGGCTACACCATCTACAGCTGCCAGTGGCCCGGTGCCACCACCGGCATGTTCCCCAAGGCGCTCTACCACCAGTGCTGGATCGGCAACTGGGAGGGCGAGGACTCCCGTTCCTGCTGGCTGCACGAGGACCTGGCGGACTTCAACACCGAGAGCCCGGTGGTGCAGCAGTACCTGATCGGCGCGTACAACAAGTACATCGACATGGGCGTGGACGGCTTCCGGATCGACACCGCCGTGCACATCCCCCGGGTGACCTGGAACCGCCGCTTCCTGCCCGCGATCTACGAGGAGGTCGGCCGGAAGTTCGGCGCCGCGAAGGCCGCGGACTTCTTCGTCTTCGGTGAGGTCGGCGCCTTCGTCAACGACCGGTGGAACCGAGGGTCCGTCAACCACTCCGCGCAGTTCTTCACCTGGAAGGAGCGCAAGGAGTACACCTCGGACGACGTGCAGGCGGCGCTCGACCAGTTCAGCTACGAGAACACCATGGGCACCGGCAACCAGCCCGTCTCCGACAACGCCTTCCTGGCCGGGAACGCCTACCACGCGCCGGACAAGAGCCGGTTCAGCGGCATGAACATCATCGACATGCGCATGCACATGAACTTCGGTGACGCCTCGAACGCCTTCAACAACGGCAAGGACTCCGACGACTCCACCAACGACCCGACGTACAACGTGGTCTACGTGGACAGCCACGACTTCGGCCCGAACAAGTCCAGCACCCGGTACGCCGGGGGCACCGACGCCTGGGCCGAGAACATGGCGCTGATGTGGACCTTCCGCGGCATCCCGACGCTCTACTACGGCTCCGAGATCGAGTTCCAGGCCGGGAAGCAGATCGACTGCGGCCCGACCTGCCCGCTGGCCACCACCGGCCGGGCGTACTACGGCGACAAGGTGGCCGGAGAGGTGACGGCCGGTGACTTCTCGGTGGTCTCCTCGGCCTCGGGGGCGGTGGCGACCACGCTCCAGCAGCCGCTGGTCAAGCAGCTGCAGCGGCTGAACCAGATCCGCCGCGCCGTCCCTGCCCTCCAGCAGGGCCAGTACTCCACCCAGGGCGTGACCGGCGACATGGCCTTCAAGCGCCGCTACACCTCGGGCGGCGTGGACAGCTTCGCGCTGGTCGCGGTCACCAACGCGGCCACCTACACCGGGATCCCGAACGGCACCTACAAGGACGCCGTCACCGGCGACGTCAAGGTGGTCTCGAACGGCACCCTCTCGGTGGCCGCCGCCGGCAAGGGCAACCTGCGGGTGTACGTGCTCGACCTCGGCGGCAGCAACGCGGCCCCGGGCAAGGTCGGCACGGACGGGCCGTACCTGAGGTAA